TGTCGGATAACCCTCGTCCAGCATTATATAATGCTCAGTATGAGGCAGTGATTGTTGACAAAATGTTACAAGACCCTATAAATAGGGTAGCGGTAGCCGGCAAATGCTGTGAGTCAGGTGATATTTTAATAGATGACATTGTTTTTCCAGAAACCAAAAATGGTGACATCATAGCAGTTGCTGCGACGGGTGCCTATAATTATTCAATGGCAAGTAATTATAATGGTTTACCACGACCTGCTATGGTAGCAGTTAAGAACAGTAAGGATATACTAATAACCAAGCGTGAAGAAATCAATAGATTACACGAATGTGATGTAAACGTTGATACTTTAGAATAAAACCTTATTTGGAGTTGATAGAATGCTTTTTAAAGGATCTGGTGTAGCGATTGTAACCCCATTTATTGCAGATAAAACGATTAACTATAATCAGTATCAAGAACTACTTGAGTGGCATATTAAAGAAGGTACAGATTGTATTGTTGTTTGTGGAACAACTGGTGAAGCATCTGCAATGACAACAGAAGAACAACAGAGTTTGATTAAATTTACCGTAGAAAAGGTGGCAGGAAGGATTCCTGTTGTTGCAGGAACTGGTAGTAATAATACTAAACATGCCGTAGAGCTTAGTCAATATGCTGAGTCTGTTGGTGTGGATGGTTTGCTAGTAATTAATCCTTATTATAATAGAACCTCTCAGCAAGGCATTATAGAGCACTTTAAGGTAATAGCTGATTCTGTAAATACACCAATAATAGTTTACAATGTGCCATCACGTACTGGCTGTAATATTACTGCTCAAACTGTTAAGCAATTAGCTAATATTCCTAATATAGTTGCAATAAAAGAAGCTAGTGGAAATATCTCTCAGATT
This Clostridium sp. 'deep sea' DNA region includes the following protein-coding sequences:
- the dapA gene encoding 4-hydroxy-tetrahydrodipicolinate synthase — its product is MLFKGSGVAIVTPFIADKTINYNQYQELLEWHIKEGTDCIVVCGTTGEASAMTTEEQQSLIKFTVEKVAGRIPVVAGTGSNNTKHAVELSQYAESVGVDGLLVINPYYNRTSQQGIIEHFKVIADSVNTPIIVYNVPSRTGCNITAQTVKQLANIPNIVAIKEASGNISQIAEIARICPSDFIIYSGNDDHIVPVLSLGGQGVITVVGNILPKETSVLVHEYLKGNTKKALEMQLKMNGVVKSLFLENNPIPVKKAMQLLNLCSGELRLPLVDMQKDTLEILKQELNKYNLL